A stretch of the Bartonella henselae str. Houston-1 genome encodes the following:
- a CDS encoding DNA translocase FtsK: MHNSKTKSISMSSLSNESTKGASEKVSSSKITEIFPYPEVWKKAFTLGQNVRFTRTPEVEILRRRIETDPIFAKQFKIFAKQEQKNLTKTIHYNKKTTNLPSTKKVMNSRSIENKASICHSTVLEQLSQQTVPMPLEKNAGKHKLQIENVVQKTQPIFYLSDDAFFECEAFMLEQVDTKILEENPTSIDFTSDEALLNTATSFDESITALYRVLEYRFPQFYNAITSESLEEECQGIEETSDLMHVKNDTVKEVQKCHSEMIVEDSTHTLNDTSATNKLKNSNNIGSRIKESVEKNSEDLSLMNAKGKALRSISASLGSYNSVFMPNTQSFDYGNYEFPPIDLLQEPVFHEGTVIPQETLERGAGLLESVLEDFGIKGEIIHVHPGPVVTMYEFEPAAGVKSSRVINLSDDIARSMSAISTRVAVIPGRNVIGIELPNAVRETVYLRELIQTSSFRESQFKLALALGKGINGEPVIAELAKMPHLLVAGTTGSGKSVAINTMILSILYRMTPKQCRLIMVDPKMLELSVYDGIPHLLTPVVTDPKKAVTALKWAVREMEERYRKMAKLGVRNIDGFNARVALAAQKGETITCTVQSGFDKESGEMLYHEEAMDLTQLPYIVVIVDEMADLMMVAGKEIENAIQRLAQMARAAGIHLIMATQRPSVDVITGTIKANFPTRISFQVTSKIDSRTILGEQGAETLLGQGDMLHMVGGGRIVRVHGPFVSDEEVEAIVAHLKMQGKPDYLATVTDSENDNKEGETADSVAEVSTAENVGEDGEELYMQAVKIVMRDKKCSTSYIQRRLAIGYNKAASLVERMEEKGIVGAANHVGKREILINDLQ; this comes from the coding sequence ATGCATAATTCGAAAACAAAATCCATTTCTATGTCTTCTTTGTCTAATGAGAGTACAAAAGGTGCATCAGAAAAAGTTTCATCTTCTAAGATTACTGAAATATTTCCTTATCCGGAAGTATGGAAAAAGGCGTTTACACTCGGACAGAATGTGCGTTTTACCCGAACACCAGAAGTTGAAATTTTACGCCGTCGCATAGAAACAGATCCAATTTTTGCAAAACAGTTTAAAATTTTTGCGAAGCAAGAGCAAAAAAATCTTACAAAAACGATACATTATAACAAGAAAACAACAAATCTCCCTTCGACCAAAAAGGTGATGAATTCTCGATCGATAGAGAATAAAGCATCAATTTGTCATTCAACTGTTTTGGAGCAGTTGTCACAGCAAACTGTTCCTATGCCACTTGAGAAAAATGCCGGGAAGCATAAATTACAAATAGAAAATGTGGTGCAAAAAACACAGCCTATTTTTTATCTTTCTGATGATGCATTTTTTGAGTGTGAAGCCTTTATGTTAGAACAGGTTGACACTAAAATTTTAGAAGAAAACCCCACATCGATTGATTTTACAAGTGATGAGGCTTTATTGAATACAGCTACTTCCTTTGATGAGTCAATTACTGCTCTTTATCGTGTTCTTGAATACCGTTTTCCACAATTTTACAATGCCATTACATCGGAATCTCTAGAGGAGGAATGTCAGGGAATTGAAGAAACTTCTGATTTAATGCATGTAAAGAATGATACTGTTAAAGAAGTTCAAAAGTGTCATTCTGAAATGATTGTTGAAGATTCTACTCATACGTTAAACGATACAAGTGCGACTAATAAGCTCAAGAATAGTAACAATATTGGCAGTCGTATAAAAGAAAGCGTAGAGAAGAATTCAGAAGATTTATCTCTCATGAACGCAAAAGGAAAAGCATTGCGATCCATTAGCGCGTCATTAGGCAGTTATAATTCTGTTTTTATGCCAAATACTCAGTCTTTTGACTATGGTAATTATGAATTTCCTCCCATTGATTTATTGCAGGAGCCTGTTTTTCATGAAGGTACGGTAATTCCGCAGGAAACATTGGAACGAGGTGCTGGACTTTTGGAAAGTGTTTTGGAAGATTTTGGAATTAAGGGTGAAATTATCCATGTTCATCCAGGACCAGTAGTGACAATGTACGAATTTGAGCCTGCAGCTGGAGTAAAATCATCACGGGTCATCAATCTTTCTGATGATATTGCTCGTTCTATGTCTGCTATTTCTACACGTGTTGCTGTAATTCCTGGACGCAATGTCATTGGCATTGAGTTACCCAATGCGGTTCGTGAAACCGTTTATTTGCGGGAGTTAATCCAAACAAGTTCTTTTCGTGAAAGTCAATTTAAATTAGCTCTTGCTTTGGGGAAGGGGATTAATGGGGAGCCTGTCATTGCAGAATTAGCGAAAATGCCTCATTTATTGGTTGCGGGAACAACGGGATCGGGCAAATCTGTTGCGATTAATACAATGATTTTGTCGATTCTTTATCGAATGACACCAAAGCAGTGCCGTTTGATCATGGTTGATCCTAAAATGTTAGAACTGTCTGTTTATGATGGCATCCCACATCTTTTAACACCTGTTGTGACGGATCCAAAAAAAGCGGTAACAGCTTTAAAATGGGCTGTTCGTGAAATGGAAGAACGTTACCGTAAAATGGCTAAATTAGGTGTCCGTAATATTGATGGTTTTAATGCACGCGTTGCCCTTGCGGCACAAAAAGGCGAAACGATTACGTGTACTGTACAGTCGGGTTTTGATAAAGAAAGTGGGGAAATGCTTTATCATGAAGAAGCAATGGATCTAACACAGCTTCCTTATATTGTTGTGATTGTTGATGAAATGGCCGATCTCATGATGGTGGCAGGTAAAGAAATAGAGAATGCTATTCAGCGCTTGGCGCAAATGGCGCGTGCAGCAGGCATTCACCTTATTATGGCAACACAGCGTCCTTCTGTTGATGTCATCACTGGCACGATTAAGGCGAATTTTCCTACCCGTATTTCCTTTCAGGTAACATCAAAAATTGACAGTCGTACAATCTTGGGAGAACAGGGTGCGGAAACGCTTTTAGGCCAGGGAGATATGCTTCATATGGTTGGTGGTGGACGCATTGTGCGCGTTCATGGGCCTTTTGTTTCTGACGAAGAAGTTGAAGCGATTGTTGCACATCTTAAAATGCAAGGAAAGCCTGATTATTTAGCAACAGTAACGGATAGTGAAAACGATAACAAAGAGGGGGAAACAGCTGATTCAGTTGCGGAAGTTTCTACGGCAGAAAATGTTGGTGAGGATGGTGAAGAACTTTATATGCAAGCTGTAAAGATTGTTATGCGTGATAAAAAATGTTCGACATCTTATATTCAACGACGGCTTGCAATTGGTTATAATAAGGCAGCTTCTCTCGTAGAGCGCATGGAAGAAAAAGGCATTGTTGGAGCCGCTAATCATGTTGGAAAACGTGAGATTCTCATTAATGACTTACAATAA